From Hippoglossus stenolepis isolate QCI-W04-F060 chromosome 19, HSTE1.2, whole genome shotgun sequence, the proteins below share one genomic window:
- the LOC118098724 gene encoding cardiomyopathy-associated protein 5-like codes for MDREADGKELNEGCSTTKNCNSFSVSMETTEQSEQPIDCEMEVAVADSPEQGKDFSTDDEVCLERNSSDSPGEKAILGTLLTDLQTGRIDTDKSDCSETNICAEMPCLDQKEVLISESGHEELNRNESITSSVSDTPSSADSVYENEAHRKREDTPEQDPEQEEDPEQEKDPEQEKDPEQEQVPELQQHPEQDPKPEQYHEKVLDPEPEQYPEPEQNPKPEQYPEPEKNLEVGKYLEQEDNLEVGQYSEPEDNLEVGQYSEPEENLEVGQYPEPELDPDLESYPEPEQDPELELYSEPEPEADDNDFKQKDYCFKNQPVNTEEDPVAHEILFDPPITEESILEHCIREEAMSDMSNESCHDLDPDEIDECLRVEIAAASSDSDTDDKWRTIFSSSINKEDDDSYLDGLQLSAQELFVQKVDVTDFEEQDNMEEACFEDPQVEEVIEQPEDIIPFPASTQEVKYNPLGTQSLSKISEDESENGRDANHNHNTHQQHINADQNKKLPKDFCVIQETKSENVSTEHVDFQLTRKQWREMEEHTKNQIVIPTTKQPSFHGSHSFMYTPVRNIERTQKKTHDLESLNLVGDYPHTQFSPCSEDSGLDDSSYRSTYDDPETPIEREIRISMEREENFRRERGLSRMGKSTDCAPSRSMPRSISTPLTPSFIITSSPTKEPLKHEVSANNVIILDPSNDFTPSPRYGKDNVVPRPGEWRSEDNRSNLIILETTNLIIRSASDFSLNKVYEHPQEKTFLNNPFFKLRSRSTTSFVDEEIKLVKQREEDLKKERSDLYGKDRLNTERILSNHMDTLAFDTSADVPLKCKSSPSSPMKTAYRMDRSALSCDHRFPEVFTGGRRKSAMALRWEAGEFSKND; via the exons ATGGACAGAGAGGCAGATGGAAAAGAACTAAACGAAGGTTGCAGCACAACTAAGAATTGCAactccttctctgtctccatgGAAACCACTGAACAATCCGAGCAGCCAATAGACTGTGAAATGGAGGTCGCTGTGGCTGATTCACCTGAACAGGGGAAGGATTTCAGTACAGATGATGAAGTTTGTTTAGAGAGAAACTCATCAGATTCCCCAGGGGAAAAGGCGATACTTGGCACATTATTGACTGACCTACAAACTGGAAGAATTGACACTGACAAATCTGACTGCTCTGAGACCAACATTTGCGCTGAAATGCCTTGTCTAGATCAAAAGGAAGTTTTGATATCAGAATCCGGGCATGAAGAACTTAACAGAAATGAGTCAATCACTTCATCTGTGTCTGACACACCATCCAGTGCTGATAGTGTTTATGAGAATGAGGCCCATCGTAAGAGAGAGGACACGCCAGAACAAGACCCTGAGCAAGAAGAAGATCCTGAGCAAGAAAAGGATCCTGAGCAAGAAAAAGATCCTGAGCAAGAACAGGTCCCTGAGTTGCAGCAGCATCCAGAGCAAGACCCCAAACCAGAGCAATACCATGAGAAAGTGCTAGACCCTGAACCTGAGCAATACCCTGAGCCAGAACAAAACCCTAAACCAGAGCAATACCCTGAGCCTGAGAAAAACCTTGAAGTGGGGAAATACCTTGAGCAGGAGGACAACCTTGAAGTGGGGCAATATTCTGAACCTGAGGACAACCTTGAAGTGGGGCAATATTCTGAACCTGAGGAAAACCTTGAAGTGGGGCAATACCCTGAGCCTGAGCTAGATCCTGACCTAGAATCATACCCCGAGCCAGAGCAAGACCCTGAGCTAGAGTTATACAGTGAGCCAGAGCCCGAGGCTGATGATAATGACTTTAAACAGAAAGATTATTGCTTTAAAAATCAGCCAGTGAACACGGAAGAAGACCCCGTGGCCCATGAAATCCTTTTTGATCCACCCATTACAGAGGAGTCAATATTGGAGCACTGCATTAGAGAAGAGGCAATGTCAGATATGTCCAATGAATCCTGCCATGACCTTGACCCTGATGAAATTGATGAATGCTTGAGAGTTGAAATTGCAGCGGCTTCCTCTGATAGTGACACAGATGACAAATGGAGAACAATATTCTCCTCTTCCATAAATAAAGAAGATGATGACTCATATTTGGACGGTCTTCAGCTGAGTGCCCAGGAGCTCTTTGTGCAAAAAGTTGATGTGACAGACTTTGAAGAACAAGACAACATGGAAGAGGCCTGTTTTGAGGATCCACAAGTGGAAGAAGTTATTGAACAACCTGAAGATATAATTCCATTTCCTGCTTCTACACAAGAGGTTAAATATAACCCGTTAGGCACACAAAGTCTGTCCAAAATCTCTGAAGATGAGAGTGAAAATGGCAGAGACGCCAATCACAACCACAACACCCATCAGCAGCACATTAATGCTGATCAAAACAAGAAGCTACCAAAAGACTTCTGTGTGATACAGGAGACTAAGAGTGAGAATGTTAGCACAGAGCACGTGGACTTCCAACTGACACGTAAACAGTGGCGGGAAATGGAGGAGCACACCAAAAACCAGATTGTTATACCTACAACCAAGCAGCCCAGCTTCCATGGCAGCCACAGCTTCATGTACACTCCAGTCCGCAACATTGAAAGAActcagaagaaaacacatgatctTGAGAGCTTGAATCTGGTTGGGGATTATCCTCACACCCAATTCAGCCCTTGCTCAGAGGACTCTGGCCTGGATGATTCCAGTTACAGGTCTACTTACGATGACCCAGAAACACCAATTGAAAGGGAGATTCGTATATCaatggagagggaggaaaactTCAGGAGAGAAAGGGGTCTCTCCAGGATGGGCAAATCAACTGATTGTGCTCCATCACGAAGTATGCCCAGATCCATTAGCACTCCACTTACACCATCCTTCATCATCACTTCCTCACCTACTAAGGAACCACTGAAACATGAAGTATCTGCAAATAATGTTATCATACTCGACCCCAGCAATGATTTTACCCCAAGCCCCAGATATGGCAAAGACAATGTGGTACCTCGGCCTGGTGAGTGGCGTTCTGAGGACAACAGATCAAACCTCATCATCCTAGAGACAACCAATCTGATTATTCGAAGTGCCTCAGACTTCTCTCTCAACAAAGTCTATGAACATCCTCAGGAAAAAACTTTCCTGAACAACCCCTTTTTCAAGCTGCGTTCAAGAAGTACAACATCATTTGTGGATGAAGAGATTAAGTTGGtcaagcagagggaggaggatcTGAAGAAAGAGAGGTCCGACCTGTATGGCAAAGACAGGTTGAATACAGAAAGAATTTTGTCAAATCACATGGACACTTTGGCATTTGACACTTCAG CTGATGTACCATTGAAGTGCAAGTCCTCTCCATCATCACCAATGAAAACAGCCTACAGGATGGATCGGTCTGCTTTATCCTGTGATCACAGA